From Vibrio aerogenes, a single genomic window includes:
- a CDS encoding acyltransferase, with protein sequence MLNTKVHDFKQWLRHHPNPRHRQMFQTLKKVRAFELPSPRVYNGLVCGIYTLSTTVSSTLMRWLVYTPVFRARATMTGRRLYLYSGTPYISGPLQIYVGDDCRISGQTTMTGRSTSKNPTLRIGHNVGIGWQTTLAVGTQIILEDNVRIAGRAFLCGYSGHPLDAARRARGEPDDDDQAGDIHLKRDCWLGTNVSVKQGVTIGEGTIVASDSVVIHDLPDFVLAAGNPAKVIRSLK encoded by the coding sequence ATGCTGAACACAAAGGTTCATGACTTCAAACAATGGCTCAGACATCACCCGAACCCGCGCCACCGGCAGATGTTTCAAACCTTAAAAAAGGTCCGTGCTTTTGAGCTGCCCTCTCCCCGTGTATACAACGGGCTGGTTTGTGGCATTTACACCCTCAGCACCACGGTCAGTTCAACACTGATGCGCTGGCTGGTTTATACACCGGTTTTTCGTGCCAGGGCAACCATGACCGGCCGCCGCCTGTATCTGTACAGCGGTACACCTTATATCAGTGGCCCGTTGCAAATCTATGTGGGGGATGACTGCCGGATTTCCGGACAAACCACCATGACCGGACGCAGCACCTCAAAAAATCCGACATTACGGATTGGTCATAATGTCGGGATTGGCTGGCAAACCACCCTTGCAGTCGGCACGCAGATCATCCTTGAGGATAATGTCCGGATCGCCGGACGGGCATTTCTGTGTGGCTATTCAGGCCACCCACTGGATGCAGCCCGCAGAGCAAGGGGAGAGCCCGATGATGATGATCAGGCCGGTGACATTCATCTCAAACGCGATTGCTGGCTGGGCACCAATGTGTCCGTCAAGCAGGGCGTCACGATTGGTGAAGGCACGATTGTCGCCTCAGACAGTGTGGTCATTCACGATTTACCAGATTTTGTACTGGCTGCCGGGAATCCGGCCAAAGTCATCCGGTCACTGAAGTAA
- a CDS encoding glycosyltransferase — MRDFIVFGEDFGGLPSSTQHLISHFPEHCRILWVNSIGLRQPRLSRHDIRRAVHKLFRVSKPAYQYEEKPPATNISVVNLVTIPAPRSRWARTIAREIMQYQLRIMIKEFRLNKPVLWTSLPTAADLCGKLGESHVVYYCGDDFSALEGVDHQTISRHEADLVSKADLILAASPALQNKFPAEKTCLLPHGVDTELFSTPVTRAQDLPQHGPVAGFYGSLSSWLDDTLIGQVAKALPHWQFVFIGPQTQSRPSLPELPNIHLLGPRAHHQLPAYCQHWDVSLLPFILNQQIQACSPLKLMEYLAAGRPVVTTDYPAIEPYRLHLNVTDSAESMIDTLRRYECNPDSLNIAPATIVRQESWQRRSHVISQLLELL; from the coding sequence ATGCGTGATTTTATTGTGTTCGGGGAAGATTTTGGCGGGTTGCCATCCAGCACTCAGCACCTGATTTCCCACTTCCCTGAACATTGCCGGATTCTCTGGGTCAATTCGATCGGATTACGTCAGCCCCGCCTGAGCCGTCATGATATCCGTCGTGCTGTTCATAAACTTTTCAGGGTATCCAAACCGGCATATCAGTACGAAGAGAAACCACCCGCCACCAATATCAGTGTGGTAAATCTTGTCACGATTCCTGCGCCACGCTCGCGCTGGGCACGTACAATTGCCCGTGAGATCATGCAGTACCAGCTGAGAATCATGATCAAAGAGTTCCGCCTCAATAAACCAGTCTTATGGACATCGCTGCCAACGGCGGCTGATTTATGTGGCAAGCTTGGCGAAAGCCATGTGGTGTATTACTGCGGGGACGATTTCTCGGCGCTCGAAGGGGTTGACCATCAAACGATTTCACGGCATGAGGCCGATTTGGTCAGTAAAGCAGATTTAATCCTTGCAGCAAGCCCGGCGTTACAGAATAAGTTTCCCGCTGAAAAAACCTGTCTGCTGCCTCATGGTGTCGATACAGAGCTCTTCTCAACCCCCGTTACACGGGCGCAGGATCTGCCGCAGCATGGTCCGGTCGCCGGTTTTTACGGCAGTTTATCTTCCTGGCTCGATGACACACTGATCGGGCAGGTCGCCAAAGCCTTACCCCACTGGCAGTTCGTCTTTATCGGACCACAAACACAATCACGCCCGTCTTTGCCGGAGCTGCCGAATATTCACCTGCTGGGGCCAAGAGCTCACCATCAGTTGCCCGCTTACTGTCAGCACTGGGATGTCAGCCTGTTGCCTTTTATTCTCAATCAGCAAATACAAGCCTGTAGTCCGTTAAAGTTAATGGAGTATCTGGCAGCAGGCAGGCCAGTCGTCACAACCGACTATCCGGCTATCGAGCCCTACCGGCTTCATCTGAACGTCACCGATAGTGCTGAATCCATGATTGATACACTCCGCAGATATGAATGCAATCCGGACAGCCTGAATATCGCTCCCGCGACAATTGTCCGGCAGGAGAGCTGGCAACGGCGGAGTCATGTTATTTCCCAGTTACTGGAGCTGTTATGA
- a CDS encoding GumC family protein — MNELKFRFAVLLGAAWRRRYVIVLPILLLPFAGALISSMAPLAYQAHTSMLIQETAKMNPFLEDLAVSTMLNDRMSALSTLLKSRHVLLSVAEERQLINQQMTSQQIDYVIAKLSGSLNVRMLGKDFIKIELKASTPQGMKETLQAVSDHFIEQLLAPERSSIRDSSEFLSIHIEKRRTALDDAENALAEFKNQYAAFSPQMQNQILNQLASLKQSLSEKEAELAGVKKSLGGLDQQLSKTNPVVGKIEEQIIRIRSQLTLLQARYTDAHSSVQAKKRELSRLESERTKLLSETERLLNSNQLWDMASHISVSQQGEMKPLLITQLQNLQVTRSRFESLQEETKSLQQMITKLENQAFSFGDHAKTLHRLQRDVDIKRDLYDELIQRYEMAQLTGSLGIFEQTKRVKIIDLPYTPSTPSNLPLMIFVIAGGFAGLFIGIGIATLMELFDTSIRRQDELESICQAPVLTILPRIRS, encoded by the coding sequence ATGAATGAGTTGAAATTTCGCTTTGCAGTTCTGCTTGGTGCAGCATGGCGCAGAAGATATGTGATTGTACTGCCGATTCTGTTACTGCCTTTCGCCGGTGCGCTGATCAGTTCAATGGCACCACTGGCTTATCAGGCACATACCAGCATGCTGATTCAGGAAACGGCGAAGATGAATCCTTTTCTGGAAGATTTGGCCGTTTCAACCATGCTCAATGATCGGATGAGTGCCCTCAGTACTTTGCTGAAAAGCCGTCATGTACTTCTGTCCGTCGCTGAAGAAAGGCAGTTAATCAATCAGCAAATGACGAGCCAGCAAATAGACTATGTCATCGCGAAACTTTCCGGCAGCCTGAATGTAAGAATGCTGGGCAAAGATTTTATCAAGATCGAACTGAAGGCCAGCACCCCACAGGGAATGAAAGAAACACTTCAGGCGGTGAGTGATCATTTTATCGAACAGCTTCTTGCACCAGAGCGTTCATCAATCCGCGATTCAAGCGAGTTTCTCAGTATTCATATTGAGAAAAGAAGAACAGCGCTGGATGACGCAGAAAATGCACTGGCAGAATTTAAAAACCAGTACGCTGCTTTTTCCCCGCAAATGCAGAATCAGATCCTGAATCAGCTCGCCTCTCTGAAACAGTCCTTGTCTGAGAAAGAGGCTGAACTGGCCGGGGTGAAAAAGAGTTTGGGCGGTCTGGATCAACAGCTTTCCAAAACCAATCCGGTTGTAGGCAAGATTGAGGAACAGATTATCCGGATCCGCAGCCAGCTGACGCTGCTTCAGGCCCGTTACACGGATGCTCACAGCTCGGTTCAGGCGAAAAAACGGGAGTTATCCCGGCTGGAGTCAGAAAGAACCAAACTCCTCAGTGAAACCGAGCGCCTGCTGAACAGCAATCAGTTATGGGATATGGCAAGTCACATTTCAGTCTCGCAACAAGGTGAGATGAAACCTCTGCTGATTACTCAACTACAAAATTTACAGGTCACCCGCAGCCGGTTTGAAAGCCTTCAGGAAGAGACCAAGAGCCTGCAACAGATGATCACAAAGCTGGAAAATCAGGCCTTTTCTTTCGGCGATCATGCCAAAACACTGCACCGTCTGCAGCGGGATGTGGACATCAAACGGGATCTGTACGACGAACTGATCCAGCGTTACGAAATGGCCCAGCTCACCGGTTCTCTGGGGATCTTCGAGCAAACCAAACGGGTCAAGATTATCGATTTACCCTACACACCCAGCACACCGTCAAACCTGCCTCTGATGATTTTTGTCATCGCCGGTGGTTTTGCCGGCCTGTTCATCGGCATCGGTATTGCTACATTAATGGAGTTGTTTGATACCAGTATCCGTCGTCAGGACGAGCTGGAATCTATCTGCCAGGCACCAGTATTGACGATTTTACCGAGGATTAGGAGTTGA
- the tssD gene encoding type VI secretion system tube protein TssD has translation MAHVAYITINGEKQGMISSGCNTKDSMGNKYQETHSDEISLIECEHHLSKDIQEHGKTHTPIFITKFIDKSTPLLSTAFAKQEHLDCTINFYRTNEQGYNEKFYSIELKKAIISSIDFSLPNTIKKHQDEMHEVIGLSYKEIIWNHKSSGTMGYDNWDQGGWLD, from the coding sequence ATGGCACACGTAGCGTATATCACAATTAATGGTGAAAAACAGGGTATGATTTCCAGTGGATGTAACACTAAAGATTCAATGGGAAATAAATATCAGGAAACTCATTCGGATGAAATCTCTTTGATTGAATGTGAACATCATCTATCTAAAGATATTCAGGAACACGGAAAAACGCATACACCGATATTTATTACTAAATTTATTGATAAATCAACTCCGCTCCTTTCAACTGCATTTGCAAAACAAGAACATCTGGACTGTACCATAAATTTTTATCGTACGAATGAGCAAGGCTATAACGAGAAGTTTTATTCGATTGAATTAAAGAAAGCGATCATTTCCAGTATTGATTTTTCATTGCCAAATACAATCAAAAAACATCAGGATGAAATGCATGAAGTGATTGGATTAAGTTACAAAGAAATCATATGGAACCATAAGTCATCCGGAACGATGGGATATGATAACTGGGATCAGGGAGGCTGGTTGGACTAA
- a CDS encoding glycosyltransferase: MQPTPQQTTTIHVVQHLSPGGLECLVLELLRLASPSNQVLIVSLEGEHQQALEKWPRLRPFSGQLHFLGKSSGWCKTTLFRLKALFKTTRPDIVHTHHIGPLIYGGIAAKSTRVPVCIHTEHDVWHLQNWRHRLLEKVVLNWVRPVLVGDANQVTQTLRSYFNYPDALTIKNGVDCERFTPGDKTSARTTLGLPEATYMIGCAGRLEWVKGHDQMIKAFKQLPENYHLAIAGQGSQEAQLRQLADESGLSQRVHFLGLVDNMQTFYQALDLFCLPSRSEGFPLSPLEAQACGIPVVVTHTGACEETLCQQTGKLVKANCVFSLIQALKDAETTVLSTSPRAYVEKHCNIQQMVAAYESIGLEAMK, from the coding sequence ATGCAGCCAACACCACAACAAACAACAACCATTCATGTGGTTCAACACTTATCCCCCGGCGGGCTGGAATGTCTGGTTCTGGAATTACTCCGGCTGGCCTCACCCTCTAATCAGGTTTTGATTGTCAGTCTTGAAGGAGAACACCAGCAGGCACTGGAGAAATGGCCGAGACTCAGACCATTCTCGGGGCAACTGCACTTTCTGGGAAAATCATCCGGCTGGTGTAAAACAACATTATTCCGGTTGAAAGCACTGTTTAAAACTACCCGGCCGGATATTGTGCACACCCATCATATCGGTCCGTTAATTTATGGCGGCATCGCTGCTAAGAGTACCCGGGTTCCGGTTTGTATTCATACAGAACATGACGTCTGGCATCTGCAAAACTGGCGTCATCGTTTGCTCGAAAAAGTGGTGCTGAACTGGGTACGGCCTGTACTGGTTGGCGATGCAAATCAGGTCACACAAACCCTTCGCAGCTATTTTAACTATCCGGATGCGCTGACCATTAAAAACGGCGTCGACTGTGAACGCTTCACTCCTGGCGACAAAACATCAGCCCGGACGACACTTGGTCTGCCTGAAGCCACTTATATGATTGGCTGTGCCGGACGTCTTGAATGGGTCAAAGGACATGATCAGATGATCAAGGCCTTCAAACAACTGCCGGAAAATTATCACTTAGCCATTGCAGGTCAGGGCAGTCAGGAAGCGCAGCTTCGACAGCTTGCAGATGAAAGCGGCCTCAGTCAACGGGTGCATTTTCTGGGGCTTGTCGATAACATGCAAACCTTTTATCAGGCGCTTGATTTATTTTGCCTGCCTTCCCGTAGTGAAGGTTTTCCGCTTTCACCACTTGAAGCGCAGGCTTGCGGGATTCCGGTCGTTGTCACCCATACCGGCGCTTGCGAAGAAACCCTTTGTCAGCAGACCGGAAAGCTGGTCAAAGCCAACTGTGTTTTCTCCCTGATTCAGGCCCTGAAAGATGCAGAAACAACCGTGCTCAGCACCTCTCCAAGAGCGTATGTTGAAAAACACTGCAATATTCAGCAGATGGTGGCCGCTTACGAATCAATCGGTCTGGAGGCGATGAAATGA
- a CDS encoding glycosyltransferase family 2 protein — MTILMVTFWVAAGLIIYHHFGYPLWLRWYAGRHPGEKISLARRGYQSSGADEELPTVTVLIPAYNEARWIAEKIRNLSALDYPKKRLKIIIACDGCEDETSRIAQETIQEAICAETYFEIHDYPENRGKIAIINHEMQSFDSDLTVLSDTSALISVDALLIAARHFENERLGVLNSRYQLLETPGEGEAKYWHYQSQIKQHEASTGATMGSHGAFYIFRTHLFEPLAQNTINDDFILPMKIVKQGYQSLYDSEMRALELEPTSLKQDFQRRLRISAGNMQQLIVLSGLLNPKYGLIAFSLFSGKGLRLFIPYLMLTCLICNVLLIHHPFYLGLLLIQMTVYSTPAVAQVFPGIRQYKPLQWMHYFLTGHWANLLGGLRYLSGMETNRWTKINHKR, encoded by the coding sequence ATGACGATACTCATGGTCACATTCTGGGTTGCTGCCGGTTTGATTATTTATCACCATTTCGGTTATCCGCTTTGGCTGAGATGGTATGCCGGCAGGCATCCCGGAGAAAAAATATCATTAGCCCGCCGGGGTTATCAGTCCAGCGGGGCTGATGAAGAATTACCCACGGTGACAGTGCTGATCCCTGCTTACAACGAAGCCCGCTGGATTGCTGAAAAAATCAGGAATCTGTCTGCGCTCGATTACCCAAAGAAAAGGCTGAAAATTATCATTGCCTGTGACGGATGCGAGGATGAGACAAGCCGGATTGCACAGGAAACCATTCAGGAAGCAATTTGCGCTGAAACTTATTTTGAAATTCATGATTACCCTGAGAACCGGGGCAAAATCGCGATCATTAATCATGAAATGCAGTCATTTGACTCTGACCTAACCGTGCTGAGTGACACCAGTGCATTAATTTCCGTGGATGCGTTGCTGATTGCTGCCCGTCATTTCGAAAATGAACGGCTTGGTGTACTCAACAGCCGGTATCAGTTGCTGGAAACACCGGGTGAAGGCGAAGCAAAATACTGGCACTACCAGAGCCAGATCAAACAACATGAAGCATCAACCGGCGCAACTATGGGTTCTCACGGTGCTTTTTATATCTTCCGGACCCACCTGTTTGAGCCACTGGCACAGAACACAATTAATGATGATTTTATCCTGCCAATGAAAATCGTAAAGCAAGGCTATCAATCACTTTACGACAGTGAGATGCGGGCACTGGAACTGGAGCCGACGTCGCTCAAACAGGATTTTCAGCGACGTCTGCGCATCTCTGCGGGAAATATGCAGCAATTGATTGTTTTGTCCGGGTTACTGAATCCGAAATACGGATTAATCGCCTTTTCCCTGTTTTCCGGTAAAGGATTGCGTTTGTTTATTCCATATTTGATGCTGACCTGTCTGATTTGCAATGTGCTGCTGATACACCATCCATTTTATCTGGGTCTGCTGCTGATACAGATGACTGTGTATAGCACTCCGGCCGTCGCACAGGTCTTTCCCGGCATCCGGCAATATAAACCACTCCAGTGGATGCACTACTTTTTAACCGGTCACTGGGCCAACCTGCTGGGCGGGTTGAGATATTTATCCGGCATGGAAACCAACCGCTGGACCAAAATAAACCACAAGAGGTAA
- a CDS encoding sugar transferase, which translates to MFSLTQPLIHSVKRSIDILGALAGLIVLSPVLPIVALAIKATSPGPVIYRQWRVGKSTPEQVNLFEMFKFRTMVQNAEVQSGAVWATENDPRITRIGRFLRKTRLDEIPQLVNVLKGEMSLIGPRPERPAFYSNLEEKIPFFTERTYGILPGITGLAQISQGYDTCIDDVRRKVAFDHSYSLSMYSFKSWLLMDMKIIGKTLLVMVCGKGQ; encoded by the coding sequence ATGTTTTCATTGACTCAACCATTAATTCATAGCGTCAAGCGCAGCATTGATATTCTGGGCGCGCTTGCCGGGCTGATTGTCTTATCTCCGGTATTGCCGATTGTGGCGCTTGCGATTAAAGCAACATCACCAGGCCCGGTTATTTATCGTCAGTGGCGTGTGGGGAAATCCACACCGGAGCAGGTCAATTTGTTTGAAATGTTTAAATTCCGGACCATGGTGCAAAACGCAGAAGTACAATCCGGCGCAGTATGGGCGACGGAGAATGATCCGAGAATTACCCGCATCGGACGTTTCCTTAGAAAAACCCGGCTGGATGAAATTCCGCAGCTGGTCAACGTGCTCAAAGGTGAGATGTCCCTGATTGGTCCGAGACCGGAGCGTCCGGCCTTCTACAGTAATCTTGAAGAAAAAATCCCGTTTTTTACTGAGCGGACCTACGGAATTTTACCGGGAATCACCGGACTCGCGCAAATCAGTCAGGGATACGACACCTGTATCGATGATGTACGACGTAAAGTAGCTTTCGATCACAGTTATTCACTGTCAATGTATTCATTCAAAAGCTGGCTGCTGATGGATATGAAAATTATCGGCAAAACACTTTTGGTGATGGTCTGCGGCAAAGGACAATGA
- the zur gene encoding zinc uptake transcriptional repressor Zur → MNLDHNLTKQIEEICAARGVRLTSQRKQVFELISSSNKAASAYELLEALKKNEPQAKPPTVYRALDFLLEQGFIHRVESTNSFISCCSCNAHKHFSHLLICDKCGDVIEVQSEHFISSLEDNAEKHGFQITNHVIESHGTCQICSSEINNETIEEDYAR, encoded by the coding sequence ATGAATTTGGACCACAATTTAACAAAGCAGATAGAAGAAATATGCGCTGCAAGAGGAGTCAGGCTGACTTCTCAACGCAAACAGGTGTTTGAGTTAATCAGTTCGAGTAACAAAGCAGCCAGTGCGTATGAATTACTTGAAGCACTCAAAAAAAATGAGCCTCAGGCAAAACCACCCACAGTTTACCGGGCGCTTGATTTTTTACTGGAGCAAGGGTTCATTCACCGGGTTGAGTCAACCAACAGTTTTATCTCGTGTTGCTCCTGTAACGCACATAAGCATTTTTCTCATCTTTTAATATGTGATAAATGTGGTGATGTGATTGAAGTGCAAAGTGAGCATTTCATTTCATCACTGGAAGATAATGCAGAGAAACATGGCTTTCAGATTACAAATCACGTAATCGAATCACATGGAACCTGCCAGATATGTTCCTCTGAAATTAACAATGAAACAATAGAAGAAGATTATGCGCGCTGA
- a CDS encoding chemotaxis protein CheX: protein MRAEFVNPFLASLMNVLKTMASLELKPQKPRVKKDEIARGDISGLIGMVGPQTKGSMSITFDESLALEIMQNMLGERPNGLNEEVTDMVGEITNMVTGGAKRILAESGFEFDMATPVVVSGKGHTLRHKCEGAIIIMPFSSQWGNAFIEICFE from the coding sequence ATGCGCGCTGAGTTTGTAAATCCGTTTTTAGCATCATTAATGAATGTCTTAAAGACCATGGCTTCTCTGGAGTTAAAGCCACAAAAGCCCCGGGTGAAAAAAGACGAAATCGCCCGTGGGGATATCTCTGGCTTGATCGGTATGGTCGGGCCGCAAACAAAAGGCTCTATGTCCATCACCTTTGATGAAAGTCTGGCACTTGAAATCATGCAGAACATGCTTGGAGAACGTCCAAATGGTCTGAATGAAGAAGTCACAGATATGGTCGGTGAAATTACCAATATGGTCACAGGGGGTGCGAAGCGAATTCTCGCTGAAAGTGGTTTTGAATTTGACATGGCGACGCCAGTTGTCGTTTCAGGAAAAGGTCACACGCTCCGCCATAAATGTGAAGGTGCTATTATCATCATGCCTTTTTCTTCACAATGGGGAAATGCGTTCATTGAAATTTGTTTTGAGTAA
- the pgi gene encoding glucose-6-phosphate isomerase, whose amino-acid sequence MLKNINPTETKAWKALSAHFESVKNVDLSTLFAQDAQRFDKFSLTLGDDILVDYSKNLISEETLKLLLELADEADLKSAIEAMFSGEKINLTENRSVLHVALRNRSNSPVYSDGEDVMPAVNAVLEKMKGFSERIISGDWKGYTGKAITDVVNIGIGGSDLGPYMVTEALRPYKNQLEMHFVSNVDGTHVEEVLKGLNPATTLFLIASKTFTTQETMTNAHTARAWFLKAANDESQVAKHFAALSTNAKAVEAFGIDTDNMFEFWDWVGGRYSLWSAIGLSIVLSIGYDNFIELLTGAHEVDKHFAETPFEANVPVLLALIGIWYNNFYGAESEAILPYDQYMHRFAAYFQQGNMESNGKYVDRNGTPVDYQTGPVIWGEPGTNGQHAFYQLIHQGTKLIPCDFIAPAISHNPTGDHHPKLLSNFFAQTEALAFGKSKEKVEAEFAAAGKSAAEVAELVPFKVFEGNRPTNSLLVKKITPKTLGQLIAMYEHKIFTQGVIWNIFSFDQWGVELGKQLANNILPELQDESQVTSHDCSTNGLINAYKRFR is encoded by the coding sequence ATGTTAAAAAATATTAATCCGACAGAAACAAAGGCCTGGAAAGCCCTTTCTGCTCATTTTGAATCAGTAAAGAATGTTGATTTAAGTACTTTATTTGCACAGGATGCGCAACGTTTTGACAAGTTCTCTCTGACATTAGGGGATGATATTCTTGTTGATTATTCCAAGAACCTGATTAGCGAAGAAACGCTGAAACTCCTGTTAGAACTAGCTGATGAGGCTGATCTGAAAAGCGCGATTGAAGCGATGTTCAGCGGTGAAAAAATCAATCTGACTGAAAACCGATCAGTACTTCATGTCGCACTGCGTAACCGGAGTAACTCGCCTGTTTATTCCGACGGTGAAGATGTCATGCCGGCAGTGAATGCGGTACTGGAAAAAATGAAAGGTTTTTCTGAGCGTATTATTTCCGGTGACTGGAAAGGATACACCGGTAAAGCGATTACCGATGTGGTGAATATCGGTATCGGTGGTTCAGATCTGGGGCCTTACATGGTGACTGAGGCATTAAGACCCTACAAAAACCAGCTGGAAATGCACTTTGTTTCCAATGTTGACGGAACACATGTTGAAGAAGTGCTGAAAGGATTAAATCCTGCAACAACCTTGTTTTTGATTGCATCGAAAACTTTTACCACACAGGAAACCATGACAAATGCACATACCGCCCGTGCATGGTTTTTGAAAGCTGCGAATGATGAATCTCAGGTTGCCAAACACTTTGCAGCCTTGTCTACGAATGCGAAAGCGGTTGAAGCCTTTGGGATTGATACCGACAACATGTTTGAATTCTGGGACTGGGTCGGTGGCCGTTATTCTCTTTGGTCTGCGATTGGGCTGTCTATTGTACTGAGCATTGGTTATGACAATTTTATTGAGTTACTGACCGGCGCACACGAAGTTGACAAACATTTTGCTGAAACACCGTTTGAAGCAAATGTGCCTGTTCTGCTGGCTTTGATTGGTATCTGGTACAACAACTTTTATGGTGCTGAATCAGAAGCAATTCTGCCTTACGACCAATACATGCACCGTTTTGCCGCTTATTTCCAGCAAGGTAATATGGAATCCAATGGCAAGTATGTCGATCGTAACGGGACGCCAGTAGACTATCAAACCGGCCCGGTCATTTGGGGGGAACCCGGCACAAATGGCCAGCATGCTTTCTACCAGCTGATTCATCAGGGCACTAAACTGATTCCATGTGATTTTATTGCACCTGCAATCTCTCATAATCCAACGGGTGATCATCATCCGAAGCTTCTGTCGAACTTTTTCGCACAAACGGAAGCGCTTGCTTTCGGTAAGTCAAAAGAGAAGGTTGAAGCTGAATTTGCAGCGGCAGGCAAAAGTGCAGCTGAAGTGGCGGAACTGGTACCGTTTAAAGTGTTTGAAGGGAACCGCCCGACGAACTCTTTACTGGTGAAAAAGATTACACCGAAAACGCTGGGTCAGCTGATCGCGATGTATGAGCACAAAATTTTCACACAGGGCGTGATTTGGAACATTTTCAGTTTTGATCAGTGGGGTGTAGAGCTTGGTAAGCAACTGGCAAATAACATCTTGCCTGAACTACAGGACGAGTCTCAAGTGACTTCGCATGACTGCTCGACCAACGGACTGATCAATGCGTACAAGCGTTTTCGCTAG
- a CDS encoding secondary thiamine-phosphate synthase enzyme YjbQ: MWSQVTIRIPAKRRGFHLITAEIVQQLPQLSSVSVGMVNLFIQHTSASLTINENADPTVRTDMEAHFDRFVPENAPYYQHTYEGDDDMPAHIKSSVLGCSLMIPVTNGRLALGTWQGIYLGEHRNHGGQRTVIATIQGE; this comes from the coding sequence ATGTGGTCTCAAGTCACTATCCGAATTCCCGCGAAACGCCGGGGATTCCATCTGATAACCGCAGAAATTGTGCAGCAATTGCCTCAGCTGTCTTCTGTTTCTGTCGGCATGGTTAATCTGTTTATTCAACACACGTCTGCCAGCCTCACAATCAATGAAAATGCAGATCCGACAGTCAGAACCGACATGGAAGCGCATTTTGACCGGTTTGTACCGGAAAATGCGCCCTATTATCAACATACATATGAAGGTGACGATGATATGCCCGCACACATTAAATCGTCGGTTCTGGGCTGTAGTCTGATGATACCGGTCACAAACGGGCGTCTTGCATTGGGAACATGGCAGGGAATTTATTTAGGTGAACACAGGAATCATGGCGGACAAAGGACAGTCATTGCGACGATTCAGGGAGAGTAA